A genomic window from Struthio camelus isolate bStrCam1 chromosome 2, bStrCam1.hap1, whole genome shotgun sequence includes:
- the ASNS gene encoding asparagine synthetase [glutamine-hydrolyzing], which yields MCGIWALFGSDECLSVQCLSAMKIAHRGPDAFRFENVNRFTNCCFGFHRLSVVDQLYGMQPIRVKKFPYLWLCYNGEIYNFKQLQKQFGFEYQTLVDGEVILHLYNRGGIEQTACMLDGVFAFILLDTANRKVFLGRDTYGVRPLFKVLTDDGFLGVCSEAKGLTDLKHSTSLCPKVEPFLPGHYEVLDLKPSGKVASVELVKFHSYKDEPLHAAYDTVENLPSGFDLETVKSNIRILFENAVRKRLMTHRRIGCLLSGGLDSSLVAAVLLKLMKEANINYPLQTFAIGMENSPDILAARKVATHIGSEHHEVIFNSEEGIQALEEVIFSLETYDITTVRASVGMYLVSKYIRKKTDSVVIFSGEGSDELTQGYIYFHKAPSPEEAAEESERLLKELYLFDVLRADRTTAAHGLELRVPFLDHRFTSYYLSLPAELRIPKNGIEKYLLRQSFEDSNLLPKEILWRPKEAFSDGITSVKKSWFSILQDYIDQQVDDYLLEKAAEKYPFNTPKTKESYYYREIFEKHYSGQSSWLPHFWMPRWIEATDPSARTLKHYKSAAQE from the exons ATGTGTGGCATCTGGGCCCTGTTTGGAAGCGATGAATGCCTTTCTGTCCAGTGCCTAAGTGCCATGAAGATCGCACATAGAGGTCCCGACGCCTTTCGGTTTGAGAACGTCAATAGATTCACCAACTGCTGTTTTGGTTTCCACCGCCTTTCAGTTGTTGATCAGCTGTATGGCATGCAGCCTATCCGGGTGAAGAAATTTCCATATCTGTGGCTGTGTTACAATGGAGAAATCTACAATTTCAAGCAG CTGCAGAAGCAGTTTGGATTTGAATATCAGACATTAGTGGATGGTGAGGTTATCCTTCATCTTTACAACAGAGGAGGAATAGAACAAACAGCTTGCATGCTAGATGGGGTATTTGCTTTCATCCTTCTGGACACAGCAAACAGAAAAGTGTTTCTGGGAAGAGATACCTATGGAGTCAGACCACTGTTTAAGGTGCTGACTGATGATGGATTTTTGGGTGTCTGTTCTGAGGCAAAAG GACTTACTGACTTAAAGCATTCAACATCCTTGTGTCCTAAAGTGGAACCATTTCTTCCGGGTCATTATGAAGTGCTGGATTTAAAGCCCTCTGGCAAGGTTGCATCAGTAGAGCTAGTAAAATTTCATAGTTATAAAGATGAACCACTCCATGCTGCTTATGATACAGTGGAAAATTTGCCTTCAG GTTTTGATCTTGAAACAGTGAAAAGCAACATCCGTATTCTGTTTGAAAATGCTGTTAGAAAACGTCTGATGACTCACAGAAGGATTGGGTGCCTTTTGTCAG GGGGCTTGGATTCCAGCTTGGTTGCAGCAGTTCTTCTGAAACTGATGAAAGAAGCGAACATCAATTACCCTTTGCAAACCTTTGCAATTGGAATGGAAAACAGTCCTGACATACTGGCTGCCAGAAAG GTGGCAACGCATATAGGCAGTGAACATCATGAAGTAATATTTAATTCTGAAGAAGGAATTCAGGCATTAGAGGAGGTTATCTTCTCCTTGGAAACATATGATATAACAACAGTAAGAGCTTCAGTTG gtatgtaTCTTGTCTCCAAATATATACGCAAGAAAACGGATAGCGTGGTCATTTTTTCAGGGGAAGGCTCAGATGAGCTAACACAAGGATATATCTATTTCCATAAG GCACCCTCTCCCGaagaagctgcagaagaaagTGAGAGGCTTCTGAAAGAACTCTACCTATTTGATGTACTTCGTGCAGACAGGACTACTGCAGCCCATGG tcTTGAACTGAGAGTCCCATTTTTGGATCATCGGTTTACTTCTTATTATTTATCTCTACCAGCAGAACTGCGAATCCCAAAG AACGGAattgaaaaatatcttttaaggcAGTCCTTTGAGGATTCCAACTTGCTTCCCAAAGAAATACTCTGGAGACCCAAAGAAGCTTTCAGTGATGGTATAACGTCTGTAAAGAAATCCTGGTTTTCTATTCTTCAGGACTATATTGATCAACAG GTTGATGACTATCTTTTGGAAAAGGCAGCGGAGAAATACCCTTTCAATActcctaaaacaaaagaaagttatTACTACCGCGAGATCTTTGAAAAGCATTACTCAGGGCAAAGCAGCTGGCTGCCCCACTTCTGGATGCCAAGATGGATTGAAGCTACTGATCCTTCTGCTCGCACATTGAAACATTACAAGTCAGCTGCACAAGAATAG